ctgaggcccagagcaaaACTGGACTCTGAGGAGTTATATAGGAAGGCAGACCCAGCCAGGATGGATCCCCAGGCTTCTTCCCCACAAGCTGGGTTTGGGACTTGAGGTTTGGGGCTCGGGACTCATGGCTTGGGGCTCCAGGCTCTGGGTGCCAGGCTTGGGGTTCAGGCTCAGAGCTCAGGGCCTCTACCTGTGTGTCCACAGACATGGTGGTGCTTGAGGTGAGCAGCTCCCTGGCACAGCCCTCCCTGTTCTACCACCTGGGTGTGAGGGAGAGCTTCAGCATGACCAACAACGTGCTCCTCTGCTCTCAGGCCGACCTCCCTGACCTGCAGGCCCTGCGGGTAGGTGGCCAGGGGGCAGGTGGGGACCAGCCCAGGGCGGGGGTGGCCCTACCCAGAGCACCAGTATCTGAATGTCTGTCTCTTGCAGGAGGACATTTTCCAGAAGAACTCGGTGAGCCGAATCCATCCCTCCTCCACGGTTTCCCTTTGACCTCCACCATTATAACCTCTGCTCTCCACCATGTTTCCAGGCCTCCTCATTCACCTCTGACCTCCCTAGTGCCCCCATGACATCCATGTGACCTTTGGCCCCCTATTGCCTCCCTTCATGAAGTGGGCCCCTTCCCAGCTATTCTGACCCCTCCACTGCCCCTCTCTAATCTAGTCCTGACCTCTGACCTCCTCTGATTCCTGGCTTCTCTCTCCCACTCTAGGATTGCATTGGCAGCTACACGCTGATCCCCTACGTGGTGACAGCCACCGGTCGGGTGCTGTGTGGCGATGCAGGCCTCCTGAGGGGCCTGGCTGATGGGCTGCTCCAGGCCGGGGTGGGCACAGAGGCCCTGCTCACACCCCTGGTAGGCCGGCTGGCCCGCCTGCTGGAGGCCACGCCCACGGACTCTTGGTAATGGGCCCCCCCAGAGCGGGAGTGCCAGGAGGAGCTGGCGAGGACAAGGGGGGGCCTGGAGCTGAGGGGCAGACCctgccattctctctctctccccttccctgggcGTTAGTGGCTACTTCCGGGAGACCATTCGGCAGGACATCCGGAGGGCGCGGGAGCGGTTCAGCGGGCCGCAGCTGCGGCAGGAGCTGGCTCGCCTGCAGCGGAGACTGGACAGTGTGGAGCTGCTGAGCCCCGACATCATCATGAACCTGCTGCTCTCCTACCGGGATGTGCAGGTGTGCGGGGCTCGGAGAGGCAGGCCGGCCCGTCCAACAAGCCCCAGGCCAGTTTCCAGACCCACCAGAGGCTCTGAATGAATTATCTGACATCTCCAAGCCTCGGTTTCCTGGGAGAAAACCAGGGAAGGCTGGGCACCCACTGGGGTCTCTGCGAACGGTGCAGTGTCTgcacttcctggaggaagtgtgCAGAGGATGGTGGGTGGGAACGGTGGGGGGTCGGGTGGGAGGagacccccaccccagtcccctgCTCAAGGTTTGCCTCAGGGTTCATGGGCCGATGGGACCCACCGGAGGCCATGAGGCCAGTGCGTGCTGTTCCCTCCGGCAGGACTATTCAGCCATCATTGACCTGGTGGAGACCCTGCAGGCCTTGCCCACCTGTGACGTGGCTGAGCAGCATAATGTGTGCTTCCACTACACCTTTGCCCTCAACCGGTGGGTCGGCAGAACAAGGCTCAGGTCATGGCCACGTGGGGACATGGGTCTCTGCCGTGCAAAGTCCCTGCGGTCTGCAATCACGGCTGTTCAGGGAATTTGCCGACCAGGATCACGCTGGTGTCAAATCGTCCCTATGATTCTGTTTCTGCTgtccagggtggggtggggtggggtggtggtgctgACCTTGGAGTGGTCACAGCCGTCTAAGGCCACGGCTCCGCAGTCCCTGCGGTCACTTCCGTCTGGGATTCCCACCTCTCGGAAGGTCAGCGCTGACCAGAGACACTGCTCTTCTGGGTTCATGATGGTCAGGCCCTTGGAAAGGTCCCTGCTGTTCAGGGTCTTGGGGTTGGTGGACAGAGGGTGGTCCCCATCCTATCTTCCCCTTCCCCCAGGAGGAACAGGCCTGGGGACCGGGAGAAGGCACTGGCCGTGCTGCTGCCACTGGTACAGGTAGAGGGCCCTGTGGCACCTGATCTGTACTGCATGTGTGGCCGTATCTACAAGGACATGTTCTTCAGCTCTGGCTTCCAGGATGCTGGGCATCGGGAGCAGGCATATCACTGGTAAGGGTGATATGCCTGTGAAACAGGTGAACAGTGAGCTGAGCTAGTGGGCTGAGGGATGGGACTATGGGCATTAGTCCAGCCCTGcatcacccccaccctcaccccaggtATCGCAAGGCTTTTGACATAGAGCCCAGCCTTCACTCGGGCATCAATGCCGCTGTGCTCCTCATTGCCGATGGGCAGCGCTTTGAGGACTCCGAGGAGCTCCGGCTCATAGGTGAGCCCCAATCCTGCACCCCTATCCCTTACCCACAGGCGCCCTGAGGGGCctgggaagagggcagggagagaggacaCTGGGCTAGAGCTGGGGCTGACCCATCCTGTTTGGGACCTGTTCTGCCTGAACCCACACCTGGGTCCTCATGCCTAACCTGGACCCTCATGAGCCCCTGAGGCCACAACTGTTCCTAAGCTCACACCTGTGCTCCTTACACACTGAATTCCATGTACACTTGTTCCCACACCCTCACCTGTGCCTGAGCTTCTACTCCCACCTGAGATCTGGCCACACCTCAGTTTTCACCCATTTCTATCTTCCTGCCCATGTGACTTTGGTGGCCTACACCTGGGCTTTGCCGAAATTCGCAACCACATTCATTACaacccaggcccctctctccCAGGCAtgaagctgggctgcctgctggcCCGAAAAGGCTGCGTGGAGAAGATGCAGTATTACTGGGATGTTGGCTTCTACCTGGGAGCTCAGATCCTCGCCAATGACCTCACTCAGGTGGCACTGGCCGCAGAGCAGCTGTACAAGCTCAACGCCCCCATATGGTAAGCGGCCCCCTCTGGGGTCCTGGGCTGGCCTGGGCTATCAGCTTCTGCACATATATCCCCTGGCATCTAGTCTGAACCCCTTCCAAACCAGTACCCATGGCACCCAGTGGCCTGATTCTGGCTGCATCCAAGCCAGTCTAGTCCCCCTGGCAGTACCAGTTGGTGCCTGGGCTGAAGACATGCCTATTGTCTGCAGGTACCTGGTGTCCGTGATGGAAACCTTCCTGCTGTATCAGCACTTCAGACCCACACTAGAGCTTCCTGGAGAAGCCCCCCACGGTGCCCACTTCTGGCTCCACTTCTTGCTACAGTCCTGCCAGCCACTCAAGACGGCTTGTCCCCAAGGGGACCAGTGCTTGGTGAGGCCGGTGGGGTATGGGACCCGGGAGAGGTGCCAGCCCCTTCTGACCAACCCCTCTCCCCTGTCGTCTGAAGGTGCTGGTCCTGGAGATGAATAAGGTGCTGCTGCCCGCCAGGCTGGAGGTTCAGGGTACAAACCCGGTGAGCGCGGTGACCCTGAGCCTGCTGGAGCCGGAGAAGCAGGTGAAGTCGCCGGTAGGCCACCCCCACTGACATCTGCGCACCTCTTCTGTCCGGCCGTTCCCCCATCCCTAGACCCCTCTCGCTGTCCCCAGCACCCCTCTGGGACCCCTTTCTTCTCACAGGACGTTCCCTCCAGCTGGACCTTCCCGGTGGCCTCCATCAGCGGCGTCAGGTAAGAGGGGGCCCTTTGGAAGGTGAAGGGGGGAGGCGGCGCGGCTGGGAGGCCGGCTCACCCGGGTTCTTCATCTCTTCCAGCGTCTCGAAGCGGGACGAGCGCTGCTGCTTCCTCTACGCGCCGCCTCCGGCTCAGGACTTCCAGCTGTGCTTCCCCAGCGCCGGGCACTGTCAGTGGTGCGAGCAGCCCCGCGGGGTCGGGGTGCTCCGAGAGCCAGGAGGCGCGGGGCATCGAGCGAGAGGAAGGGACTATGTTCTCTGGGTGCTCTGGGCAGAGAGGGGAACAGCTTCTGCCCCAGGTTGCCTCTCCCGTAAGTCTTGATCTCCGCCCTCAGGTTCTGCGGCATGATCCAGGCCTTGGTGAAGAGTCCGGACTCCGGGGCGCCCGCAGAGGAGACGGAGGGCGTTGGGGAGGTGTTGGAGGTGAGGGGCGGGTGCTGGGAGCTTGAGGAGGGGGGTGGGCCGAGGGCCCCGCTGAACCCCTCATGTCACCCGCCCTCGCAGTTTGATTACGAGTACACGGAGTCGGGTGAGCGGCTGGTGCTGGGCAAGGGCACGTACGGGGTGGTGTACGCTGGTCGCGATCGGCACACTCGCGTGCGCATCGCCATCAAGGAGATCCCTGAGCGGGACAGCAGGTTTGGGGGCGGCGGGGCCCAGGGCGCCAGGGAACAAGTGGGCGGGTCACACGGGCGGGACCGGAAGTTGAGAGGCTCCTGTGGGCCCGACTGTAGGCCGGGGCGACGCTAAGGCCCACATGGGCGGGACTGAGTGCCTGAGCTCAGAGAAGCGAGAGTTCGAGCCCCCGGGGCCAAGCCAGGCCTGTGCGCAGAACCGCAGGGACCCAGCGTGGGGGATAGGGTCCGGAGGGGCGTGTGGGCTGGGTGATGAATTGAGGAAGGAGGAGGCGGGGGtctggtggggtgagggggggaAATCTATAGGCCTGTCCTGCTGGCACTGGAGTAGGGTAAGCACCCCTGCCCCAAGCAGGCCTGTTAGTCACTCCCTACCGGCCCCCAGGTTCTCTCAGCCGCTGCACGAAGAGATCGCTCTGCACAAACGCCTACGCCACAAGAACATCGTGCGCTATCTGGGCTCCGTCAGCCAAGGCGGCTACCTCAAGATTTTCATGGAGGAAGTGCCTGGAGGTATCTGCCCTGCGTGGGAGGCAAATGGAACTGGAGTTGTGGGGCCTGGGGATGGAGCCAAGCAAAGGGTGGAGAACCCTCCGGGGAAAATGACCCCTAGCCTGTGTGGGTGGCGCAGCCCAGAATTAGCTGAGGCAGTGCGATTGGGTGGTGGAAGCTGGGCCATGGCCTGGCCTTCAAGCAGACAGCCGTGGGCTGGACTAAATGGGCGCCAATTATGACCCTGGACTGCACCTTCCAGGCAGCCTGTCTTCCTTGCTGCGATCAGTGTGGGGACCCCTGCAGGACAACGAGAGCACCATCAGTTTCTACACCCGCCAGATCCTGCAGGGACTCAGCTATCTGCACGACAACCACATTGTGCATCGAGATATCAAGGTCAGCCTGTAGCTGGCTCaccttggtggggggtggggtgggtgagagggaggagcagagagggCTCCAGACACAGGCTGGCAGTTTAAGTGGACAGACCCTTTGCAAAAGCTTGGGAAATTCATCAAGAAGTTTCCctagggaaggaaggaagttcAGATCTGAAGCCAGCTTCCAGGATTTCCCTGATtcttctagtggttaagaatccacctgccaacgcaggggacatgggttccacccctgggtcgggaagatcccaca
This window of the Capricornis sumatraensis isolate serow.1 chromosome 3, serow.2, whole genome shotgun sequence genome carries:
- the MAP3K6 gene encoding mitogen-activated protein kinase kinase kinase 6, with amino-acid sequence MAGPSPRSGALERAGSCWQDPLAEALSRGRPLAASPGRGCARSRPLSVVYVLTREPLPEVEPETGAEAEPLPLRCLREACAQLPGPRPRPQLRSLPFGTLALGDTAALDSFYNADMVVLEVSSSLAQPSLFYHLGVRESFSMTNNVLLCSQADLPDLQALRDCIGSYTLIPYVVTATGRVLCGDAGLLRGLADGLLQAGVGTEALLTPLVGRLARLLEATPTDSCGYFRETIRQDIRRARERFSGPQLRQELARLQRRLDSVELLSPDIIMNLLLSYRDVQDYSAIIDLVETLQALPTCDVAEQHNVCFHYTFALNRRNRPGDREKALAVLLPLVQVEGPVAPDLYCMCGRIYKDMFFSSGFQDAGHREQAYHWYRKAFDIEPSLHSGINAAVLLIADGQRFEDSEELRLIGMKLGCLLARKGCVEKMQYYWDVGFYLGAQILANDLTQVALAAEQLYKLNAPIWYLVSVMETFLLYQHFRPTLELPGEAPHGAHFWLHFLLQSCQPLKTACPQGDQCLVLVLEMNKVLLPARLEVQGTNPVSAVTLSLLEPEKQDVPSSWTFPVASISGVSVSKRDERCCFLYAPPPAQDFQLCFPSAGHCQWFCGMIQALVKSPDSGAPAEETEGVGEVLEFDYEYTESGERLVLGKGTYGVVYAGRDRHTRVRIAIKEIPERDSRFSQPLHEEIALHKRLRHKNIVRYLGSVSQGGYLKIFMEEVPGGSLSSLLRSVWGPLQDNESTISFYTRQILQGLSYLHDNHIVHRDIKGDNVLINTFSGLLKISDFGTSKRLAGITPCTETFTGTLQYMAPEIIDQGPRGYGKAADIWSLGCTVIEMATGRPPFHELGSPQAAMFQVGMYKVHPPMPGSLSAEAQAFLLRTFEPDPRLRASAQALLADPFLQPGKRSRSPGSPRQALRSSEAPSASPAPSADSTSQSQTFPRPQAPSQHPPSPPKRCLSYGDTSQLRVPEEPGADEPASPEESSGLSLLHQESRRRATLATVLEQELPALAESLRLEQEQDPSLPSQGPRLERSHVEQLLLCLRAHIHTPNRRQLAQELRGLQGQLRAQGLEPKLLQGPLFAFPDEVKQVLRRRQIRPHWMFVLDSLLSRAVRAALAVLAPEAEKEAVPPKSEEASNAEESEPKQQETPAERSPLLGEPEQGTPSLMVQLGLLRAETDRLRDVLAEKERECQALVQLALQRVSGEARTCALASEPPVALTVDQGLVQWLQDLNVDSGTIQTLLNHSFTLHALLTCATRDDLIYTRIRGGMTCRIWRAILAQRTRSTPVTPGPQEAE